In Leptotrichia sp. oral taxon 221, the DNA window AAATAAAAAACTAATAAAAGTAGAGTATAATAAACAGAATGGATAATTTAAATATAACAAAACTTGAAAAATAAATAAATGGAGGAAAAAATGAAGAATAAATTGAAAATTGGATTAATGACAGCATTATGTGTATTAGCTGTATCATGTGGAAATTCAGGACAAAGTGGAAAAGTTTTATATGAATCAGGAGATAAAAAAATAAAGGTATATGAATCAGAAGTTCAAACTGAATTAGAAAAAAGTTTAGATGCACAAGGATTGAAAGCAAACGAAGTAACTCCTGAACAATTAACTCAATTGAAACAAAATATTGTAAAAAATATAGCTTTAAATAGAGCTGTAGCTTTGGATGGTAAAGATAAGAAAATCGATAAAGAGAAAAAATATGTAGATAGTATCGAAAGCGCAAAAGAAGGATTGTTAGCGACTTTAACTTTAACTGCTGAAGCAAATAAAGCAAGTGTAACTGATGAAGATGCAAAACAAGCATATGAAGCAAACAAAGCAAATTTTGAGAAAAAAGAAGATACTGTAAAATTACAATTAGTAGTAGTTCCTTCTGCAGATAAAGCAAAAGCTGAAGCTGCTTTAAAAGAAGCAACTGCAAATCCAGCTAATTTCTCAGCTGTAGTTCAAAAATATAGTGCAAATGCAGCAAAAACAGGTAATGGAGAAACTCCTGAAATTACGGCTTCTCAATTATCACAAGGTTACGGTCCAATAAGTCAAGCTATTGCAAGTGTACAACCAGGACAAGTAGTAAATAGCGTAGTTACAGTAGGAAATGAATTGTACGTAATAAAAGTTCTTGAAAAAAATCCTAAAGGTTTAATACCTTTTGAAAAAGTAAAAGATTCAATTAAAAATCAAATTAGAACACAAAAAAGACAAATTGAAACACAAAAATATTTACAAACTGTAACAGATAAATATGGTTTGTCAAAAATTGACGATGCTATAAAAAACATTAAATAAAATAGCAAAAAAAGATATTAAATGAAGTGTCAGGACTATTTCAAAATAATAAAATAATTTTGGAATGGTCCTATTTTTCACTAAAATAAAATTAAGAAAAGAGGTTTTTTTATGAAATTTTTAAAAATTTTACTTTCTCTCGTACTAATTTTAGTAATGTTATTAGTTGGAGGAGTAATTTTTTCAGATAAAATTTTGACTCATATGACAACTACAAAAAATTCTCGTTTTGAAAATCTAAAATTTTCAATGAAAAATGGAGAAATTACATATGATAATTTTATATTAAATAACAAAAAATTAGGAAAAGGAAAAGCAATAGTTACACTTTCGAGAGGCGGATTATTTGGAATTATACCAAAAGTAGAATTAGAAGAAATGAATTTAGAAAATGTTGATTTAGAAGCAATTTACGCACAAGAAGACAAAGCAATTGATAGTTTTTCTGAAAAAATGGAAATAGTTCCTCAAATAAAAAATTCTAAAACAACAGACCAATTTGTAGAAGAAACAACAAAAGAAACAGAAACTTTAAATAATAACGTAAATACTTTCATAAATCAAAAAATAAGAGAAGATCTGTTAGCAACAAATAACATTAAAGAAATTTATGCAAAATCGACAGATTTAAAAGAAAAAGCTGCTAAAATAAAAGAATTAAATGCAAAATCAGAAATTTTGGCAAAATTGATTAATTCAGAAAAAGAAAATTTAGAAAATAAAATTGAAAAAATTGAGTTGGATAGAAATATGATGTTAGAGAATATTTCTGTAGACTTATCTAAATTAGAAAAAGAAATTTCGTTAAATGATGTAAAAAATCTTGATTCATACATTTTTTTAGATAAAGGTAAAAATTTAAAAATAGTTACTAATGATTCGTTGAAAACAGCAAAATTAATTAATGAAATTGAAAGATTACCATTAAAAGTCAAAAAATTAAATATTAATAATGGTATTATAAAAGCAGAAAATTTAGATACTGAATCAAAAGAAAAAATTGAAGTAAATTCAGAAAATAATTTAAAATCAATTATTACAAAATCAGGAAGCAACTACGAAATTCAATATGACGAAAATGACTTAAAAGCAAAAACAATTTACAATGGAAAAGATGCAATAATTTCCAATATTGAATACGATAAAAATAATATTTTAGAAGGAAAAAAAATAAAAATCGCGTCAGAAGTGTCATTAAATAAGGATGAAATAAAAACTACAAATAAAACAGTGTTAAATCCAGAAGAAGAAAGTCTATTAGTACAAAAAATGACTACTTTAAAAGAAACTGAATATCAAGAAATAACAAAAAAATATGAAGAACAAACACAAGCTATACAAAAATTAATAGATTCATTAAATGAAAATAAAAATAAACTTGATAAATTACAAAAAGATTTGCTATCATTGAATACAATGATTACAATTGAAGAAACTCAATCAGTTTCGCAACCACAAAATGAGGTTCAAAGTGATAAAAATGAACAAAAAACAAATTTAAACAATACAATAATGGAAAATATAAAAAATCAACAGCCTCAAAATAATACAGATAATAAAATAAAAATTAATTAAGAAGGATATAAAAATGAGACTAGATAAATTTTTAAAAATTACAAGAGTTATAAAAAGAAGAACAGTAGCAAAAGAATTAGCAGATAATGGAAATATTATAGTTGATGGAGATGCAAAAAAGTCATCATACAGTGTAAAAAAAGGAGATGTCTTAGAAATAAAGTATTTCAACAAAAACATAAAAGTTAAAATAAAAGAATTACCACCAGAAACTCTAAGAAAAGAATTGATCGAAGAATATATTGAAATTATATAAAAAAAAAATACAAATTCTCCTTGTTTTTTTTAATAAATAGGGTATAATTTAAGTGGAGGAAAGATATCAATAATTTTTATTTTAAAGTAATAATCTTTAAATAAAAGTTAAAATATAGTGATTAATTTTATAAAAAAGTATTAAAATTTTAATTATTAAGGAGAAATTTGTATGAAAATAACAGATATTAGATTAAGAGTCAATAAAAATGTAGAAGAAGACGGGAAATTGAAGGCTTACGTAGATATTACATTTGATGAAAGTTTTGTTATACACGGTTTAAAAATAATCGAAGGACAAAATGGGTTATTTGTAGCAATGCCATCTAGAAGAATGCCAAACGGAGAATATAAAGATATCGTTCATCCTGTTACACCAGAATTAAGAACAGAATTAACAGCAGAAGTTTTAAAAGAATATGAAAAAGAAATAAGTAAATAAATTATTTTATTTCAAAATTATAAAATCAAAAATTGTACCAAAAGACTAATTAAAAGTATTATAAAGTTTAGAGGTACAATTTTTTTTTAAAAAAAATAAAAAAAGTAGTTGACAAAAGAAAAAATATTTGATATACTAATTCTTGTGATATGGAAACATATTTAAGTACAATAAACAAATAAATAGAAGAAGCATATACCATAAAAGATGTGATAAATAAGGACTTTTAATAATAAAAAAGTTCCTGTCAATAAGACTTTAAAAGGTGAAAATAAATATTGAATGAAGAGTTTGATCCTGGCTCAGGATGAACGCTGACAGAATGCTTAACACATGCAAGTCAATGGGGAAACGGTGCTTGCACCGTGATAACCATGGCGGACGGGTGAGTAACGCGTAAAGAACTTGCCTCTTAGTCTGGGATAACAGATGGAAACGACTGATAAGACTAGATATTATTAAAGCTTCGCATGAAGCTTTAATGAAAAGAGATGCTAAGAGAGAGCTTTGCGTCCTATTAGTTAGTTGGTGAGGTAACGGCTCACCAAGACGAAGATAGGTAGCCGGTCTGAGAGGATGAACGGCCACAAGGGGACTGAGATACGGCCCTTACTCTTACGGGAGGCAGCAGTGGGGAATATTGGACAATGGAGGAGACTCTGATCCAGCAATTCTGTGTGCACGAGGACGGTTTTCGGATTGTAAAGTGCTTTCAGCAGGGAAGAAGTAAGTGACGGTACCTGCAGAAGAAGCGACGGCTAAATACGTGCCAGCAGCCGCGGTAATACGTATGTCGCGAGCGTTATCCGGAATTATTGGGCATAAAGGGCATCTAGGCGGATATACAAGTCAGGGGTGAAAACTTAGGGCTCAACTCAAAGCTTGCCTTTGAAACTGTATATCTAGAGTGCTGGAGAGGTGGACGGAACTACACGAGTAGAGGTGAAATTCGTAGATATGTGTAGGAATGCCGATGATGAAGATAGTCCACTGGACAGCAACTGACGCTGAAGTGCGAAAGCTAGGGGAGCAAACAGGATTAGATACCCTGGTAGTCCTAGCTGTAAACGATGATTACTGGGTGTGGGCATGAAGAGTGTCTGTGCCGAAGCTAATGCGATAAGTAATCCGCCTGGGGAGTACGACCGCAAGGTTGAAACTCAAAGGAATTGACGGGGACCCGCACAAGCGGTGGAGCATGTGGTTTAATTCGACGCAACGCGAGGAACCTTACCAGATCTTGACATCCTACGTAGGCCTGTGAGAACAGGCTGTGCCTTCGGGAACGTAGAGACAGGTGGTGCATGGCTGTCGACAGCTCGTGTCGTGAGATGTTGGGTTAAGTCCCGCAACGAGCGCAACCCCTATAGTTAGTTACCATCATTAAGTTGGGGACTCTAACTAGACTGCCTGCGAAGAGCAGGAGGAAGGTGGGGATGACGTCAAGTCATCATGCCCCTTATGATCTGGGCTACACACGTGCTACAATGGTTGGTACAAAGAGGAGCAAAACGGTGACGTGGAGCAAAACTAAAAAGCCAATCTAAGTTCGGATTGAAGTCTGCAACTCGACTTCATGAAGTTGGAATCGCTAGTAATCGCAAATCAGCAATGTTGCGGTGAATACGTTCTCGGGTCTTGTACACACCGCCCGTCACACCACGAGAGTTGTTTGCACCTGAAGTTACTGGTTCAACCGTAAGGAGGAAGGTACCTAAGGTGTGGATAGTGATTGGGGTGAAGTCGTAACAAGGTATCCGTACCGGAAGGTGCGGATGGATCACCTCCTTTCTAAGGAGTATATAAATACTAAATCTGTTTGGATTATGTTTCTTCGTGTTTATTCTTAAGGGCGTGTAGCTCAGGTGGTTAGAGCACTGTGCTGATAACGCAGGGGTCGCTGGTTCGAGTCCAGCCATGCCCACCAAAGAATTTTATTGTATGGGGATATAGCTCAGTTGGGAGAGCGCTGCCCTTGCAAGGCAGAGGTCAGCGGTTCGAACCCGCTTATCTCCACCAATATTAATTAAGGACAATGGGAAATGAATA includes these proteins:
- a CDS encoding peptidyl-prolyl cis-trans isomerase; protein product: MKNKLKIGLMTALCVLAVSCGNSGQSGKVLYESGDKKIKVYESEVQTELEKSLDAQGLKANEVTPEQLTQLKQNIVKNIALNRAVALDGKDKKIDKEKKYVDSIESAKEGLLATLTLTAEANKASVTDEDAKQAYEANKANFEKKEDTVKLQLVVVPSADKAKAEAALKEATANPANFSAVVQKYSANAAKTGNGETPEITASQLSQGYGPISQAIASVQPGQVVNSVVTVGNELYVIKVLEKNPKGLIPFEKVKDSIKNQIRTQKRQIETQKYLQTVTDKYGLSKIDDAIKNIK
- a CDS encoding S4 domain-containing protein; the protein is MRLDKFLKITRVIKRRTVAKELADNGNIIVDGDAKKSSYSVKKGDVLEIKYFNKNIKVKIKELPPETLRKELIEEYIEII
- the spoVG gene encoding septation regulator SpoVG produces the protein MKITDIRLRVNKNVEEDGKLKAYVDITFDESFVIHGLKIIEGQNGLFVAMPSRRMPNGEYKDIVHPVTPELRTELTAEVLKEYEKEISK